The Pleuronectes platessa chromosome 13, fPlePla1.1, whole genome shotgun sequence genome includes a window with the following:
- the foxq1a gene encoding forkhead box protein Q1a gives MKLEVLCGSHFDMKHFEMSSDAEGGSASSSVCAEEELGSDGDCVAHSPPPVHPCSSKSSSKSKPYTRRPKPPFSYIALIAMAIRDSSCGRLTLAEINEYLMKKFPFFRGSYTGWRNSVRHNLSLNDCFLKVLRDPSRPWGKDNYWMINPHSEYTFADGVFRRRRKRINKKCGAQQHQPEEEASERAEEPQNPPRSAAATKTDPCPKFTSSFAIDSILSTPYKRDSNTEHFALYPAAFNWPPYSELMAPYSHPPASFPCFKAPSCHMDSRAAAPHLLQYQR, from the coding sequence ATGAAGCTGGAGGTGTTGTGCGGGAGCCACTTTGACATGAAACACTTTGAAATGTCAAGTGATGCAGAGGGGGGGAGTGCGAGCTCCTCTGTGTgcgctgaggaggagctgggctCGGATGGGGACTGCGTGGCGCACAGCCCTCCACCTGTCCATCCCTGCAGCAGCAAAAGCAGCAGCAAGTCGAAGCCGTACACGCGGAGACCCAAACCCCCGTTCTCCTACATCGCCCTCATTGCCATGGCCATCCGGGACTCCTCATGTGGCCGCCTGACTCTGGCGGAGATAAACGAGTACCTGATGAAAAAGTTCCCGTTCTTCAGGGGCAGCTACACCGGCTGGAGGAACTCGGTGCGCCACAACCTGTCCCTGAATGACTGCTTTCTCAAAGTGCTCCGGGACCCGTCGAGACCTTGGGGGAAGGACAATTACTGGATGATCAATCCTCACAGCGAGTACACGTTCGCTGACGGGGTGTTCCGTCGCAGGAGAAAACGAATCAACAAGAAGTGCGGCGCGCAGCAGCATCagccggaggaggaggcgtCCGAACGCGCAGAGGAGCCGCAGAACCCTCCACGATCTGCGGCTGCAACCAAGACTGATCCATGTCCCAAGTTCACTAGTTCATTTGCTATAGACAGCATCCTCAGCACACCGTACAAGAGGGACTCGAACACGGAACATTTCGCTCTCTACCCTGCGGCTTTCAATTGGCCGCCCTACTCTGAACTGATGGCTCCTTATTCGCATCCACCTGCCTCGTTCCCATGCTTCAAGGCTCCTTCGTGCCACATGGACTCCCGAGCTGCTGCTCCGCATCTGCTGCAATATCAGAGATGA
- the foxf2a gene encoding forkhead box protein F2a, which translates to MTTESSQQHLDPSNPACSGPAALNSTLLSAQPVMESAHPASVKGKKGNSGLRRPEKPPYSYIALIVMAIQSSPTKRLTLSEIYQFLQARFPFFRGSYQGWKNSVRHNLSLNECFIKLPKGLGRPGKGHYWTIDPGSEFMFEEGSFRRRPRGFRRKCQALKPMYRMMNGIGFGASMLPQNFDFQSPSGSLTCHGGYNLDLMGNPVPGGFEGLGGGHHGPHMSSGSGSSYMAACQAASNTDYCPDSNSSPLQSSPAMLGSLDSQSPYVNAASHWSSPGVPSYMKQQCLASGSPSSSGLHTGMSSSYSLDQGYLHHNARDSSDIPVGLSRYSGHSAPGCDRKDFVLNLNGISSLHPSSGGSYYHQLHHHHQSVCQDVKPCVM; encoded by the exons ATGACGACTGAAAGCTCCCAGCAACATCTGGATCCATCTAATCCTGCATGCTCCGGACCAGCGGCTCTGAACTCAACTCTGCTGAGCGCACAGCCAGTGATGGAGAGCGCGCACCCTGCATCCGTGAAAGGAAAGAAGGGGAACTCGGGTTTGAGGCGCCCCGAGAAGCCCCCTTACTCGTACATCGCCCTCATTGTGATGGCGATCCAAAGCTCTCCCACCAAAAGGCTCACTTTGAGCGAGATCTACCAGTTCCTGCAGGCGCGCTTCCCTTTCTTCAGGGGATCATACCAGGGATGGAAAAACTCCGTCAGACACAACCTGTCTCTGAACGAGTGTTTCATAAAACTGCCCAAAGGTCTGGGTAGACCCGGCAAGGGCCACTACTGGACCATCGACCCGGGCAGTGAGTTCATGTTCGAGGAGGGCTCCTTTCGCCGCAGACCTCGGGGATTCCGCAGGAAGTGCCAGGCTTTGAAACCAATGTACAGGATGATGAATGGCATCGGGTTCGGTGCGTCAATGCTGCCACAAAACTTTGATTTCCAGTCACCCTCAGGCTCACTGACATGTCACGGCGGCTATAACCTAGACCTGATGGGTAATCCAGTGCCAGGCGGCTTCGAGGGTCTCGGAGGGGGCCACCACGGCCCACACATGTCATCAGGGTCCGGGTCATCGTACATGGCTGCGTGTCAGGCGGCCTCGAACACGGACTACTGCCCGGACAGCAACAGCAGTCCCCTGCAGTCCTCTCCTGCGATGCTGGGCTCTCTGGACAGTCAGTCGCCCTATGTAAACGCAGCCTCTCACTGGAGTTCACCTGGTGTTCCGTCATACATGAAGCAGCAGTGTCTGGCGTCAGGCAGCCCATCTTCTTCTGGCCTGCACACAGGGATGTCCTCATCCTACTCTCTGGATCAGGGCTATCTGCACCATAACGCACGGGATTCCTCTGACATCCCAG TGGGACTGTCTCGGTATTCCGGTCACTCGGCTCCTGGGTGTGACAGGAAGGACTTCGTGTTGAACCTGAACGGGATCTCGTCCCTCCATCCCAGCAGCGGAGGTTCTTATTAccaccagctccaccaccatcaccagagCGTCTGCCAGGACGTCAAGCCGTGCGTCATGTGA